Proteins encoded within one genomic window of Eurosta solidaginis isolate ZX-2024a chromosome 1, ASM4086904v1, whole genome shotgun sequence:
- the prd1 gene encoding uncharacterized protein prd1 isoform X1 yields MDLAQQLEETLVERPPSSFDIIMESPLCATNGIERKGQSNKAVNKHELNSAIDKMNSSMNSTLEDTTPSDSGVQTLDSESSEFMIESITSQTGFELDEIKSNNAQERVASNDEVSVVAAPPPAVERHFVSAVFEEIVAGIDNNSNVTTNNATNDNFTNNLPINEAMNTSTYSTFDTAENIVYRRKVRKQPIAPKAPKKRVSFHEDILKNTRTDNIHIEHGFITYKSGRKALQHIGVAGRYSWCSEGDGGAAGGTTTQTELCSHTHEDEAAHNGCAQRRRCIVYRNACSDVLDYGNSDVYDMEEQKALQYDNSGVFEYVPNNERGDCSDAAAVGGNGTDGQVLYRCSCSSSNSSLDSDENDKNSNRKQYGQAKSSSCDCIGMSNANNNIIGDNCYFSEPNIDNLKENNQIKSVWNKEKMPKSSCLKKPKRNTNIIYEQDLSTRVKKFNVHDMNQLIDNSSKIIIGSLKSIFTMPLPERGVPEGSEDLQSVVECLPELEQQTPEHKSKIKDGGQQLAAPSSPPLKQKPFLSKSLDGSKNAQGVKKFVHNVDEQLRRKNEEDIYAPTRQSSAEKTAGVAVVKVLQRQEEIDGEQRNEITDAFTPNQKTGVESQYESHSTSTEQPQQFRNKFIVNCESTVFEHTGVSYCYETNELLDLDLQTASNTPGSIASGLLFDNETPIAQPEPDQLRSAFSAAPIAKTFSNFFRNFNKDSTSTPNAKEKSEANKTTNIGQNQQNISADINFSPYVNKNSFTDGNDLKLHSKHPFPKTISSSTISDLTNSSACSLPPTNSKTTSTSITVGSAGNSSNNSLAIGQELRGNMEKQHRHLPSPLRKRASGNNLAAQPLRYGTSLVNTSANTTACPPIDPSLLSPDLLNISATSGLTSSLIGGSSNGTASGYVGVRGGSGRDSKSTILSEDFDDILTITTDTDKNESDIVIVDYSSEITERQAMNDYANLLKPPQPSNAKTSLINRFLRNVTQKKKLETSIRKNNFFADKLRNEQRLLSGNLYVPGVRPKNYELIDDLNAEIAMEIETSNAKSPRRELLQIEDSQRDVVSRFELGIGEISIDVFNGNYLQILRDKAEQLMKVFKLYTGYSREGFMTPVLVFLTDRTLYVTDLVRSRLCSKFVLSYAELDVILMGPFGNTVLLSNSARDMQQVLLAGGPYPADGLIANLEMCARRSGASLPAVGQLSFAHLAPLQTFVRENSSVGATDTWLYYAVVNVPASVLGIVQEPLGPHVKGFLMHRRIKVHQSAHSVSKHMWNPGYFLLKAGVLYMFNDSTQKIPSWAMALAECQGARRAAKAGRPHCFEVILKGQLLQLAAPDEYVASEWLQALLQAASGLFEMQEKHKTLGCTLIITQNHLITLREDFSAPLKRIKDEDKISDPAGAGKDINYSMNEDGNLTPAGDTGSLLSSAMSTPTRLPQHSCSSINSTPTKLSQLSQATATGGCNTTHSSSINATTTNATSLATTTNMTNYSRQIQMERKRSSVSDVRYSSMYSVYGKNSGIEILTCADIKEMTGIKIPSHNDTWWCVLEFSCQEVRESTDDLVIFFASSSEMQRFLRLLEQLWRTKNNDLFPITVLDEDDLIAEECTLLYMDINRAWEPLLTAALGYPS; encoded by the exons ATGGATTTGGCACAGCAATTGGAAG AAACTTTAGTGGAACGACCACCATCCTCTTTTGATATTATAATGGAATCGCCATTGTGTGCTACAAATGGTATTGAGCGAAAAGGGCAATCAAATAAGGCAGTCAACAAGCATGAGCTCAATTCAGCAATAGATAAAATGAATTCAAGCATGAATAGCACATTGGAGGATACAACACCAAGTGATTCGGGCGTACAGACTTTGGATTCGGAGTCTAGTGAATTTATGATTGAATCAATAACTTCACAGACAGGTTTTGAATTAGATGAAATCAAATCGAATAATGCACAAGAACGGGTTGCCAGTAATGATGAAGTATCTGTGGTAGCAGCGCCACCGCCTGCCGTTGAACGGCATTTCGTCAGCGCTGTATTCGAGGAGATTGTTGCTGGCATCGATAATAATTCCAACGTTACTACAAACAATGCAACAAAtgacaattttacaaataatttacccaTCAATGAAGCGATGAATACAAGTACATACTCTACCTTTGATACCGCAGAAAATATTGTATATCGACGTAAAGTACGTAAACAACCTATTGCACCAAAAGCACCGAAGAAACGCGTATCCTTCCACGAGGACATACTCAAAAATACACGCACCGATAACATACATATTGAGCATGGTTTTATTACATATAAATCGGGACGAAAGGCTCTGCAACATATTGGTGTTGCTGGAAGATATTCGTGGTGTTCAGAAGGAGATGGCGGTGCTGCCGGCGGCACAACTACCCAAACAGAATTATGTTCACATACGCACGAAGACGAAGCCGCTCATAATGGTTGCGCACAAAGGCGCCGTTGTATTGTTTATCGTAATGCTTGCTCTGATGTCCTAGACTACGGCAACTCCGATGTATATGATATGGAAGAACAAAAGGCTTTGCAGTATGATAATTCGGGTGTTTTTGAATATGTACCAAATAATGAGCGTGGTGACTGTTCTGATGCGGCTGCTGTTGGTGGTAATGGAACTGATGGACAAGTTTTGTATAGGTGCTCATGTTCCAGTTCGAATTCGAGTTTGGACTCGGATGAAAACGATAAAAATTCAAATAGAAAACAATATGGACAAGCGAAGAGTAGTTCATGCGATTGCATTGGAATGAGTAATGCTAATAACAACATAAtcg GTGATAACTGCTACTTCTCCGAACCCAACATTGACAATTTGAAggagaataatcaaataaaatccGTATGGAACAAGGAGAAGATGCCAAAGTCTAGTTGCTTAAAGAAACCCAAACGAAACACGAATATCATCTACGAGCAAGATCTGAGTACACGGGTTAAAAAATTCAATGTACATGATATGAACCAACTAATTGACAATAGCAGCAAAATTATTATTGGatcattaaaaagtattttcactATGCCCCTCCCAGAACGTGGTGTACCTGAAGGTTCCGAAGATCTACAATCTGTTGTAGAGTGTCTACCAGAGTTGGAACAACAAACGCCTGaacacaaatcaaaaataaaagacGGTGGTCAGCAGTTGGCTGCTCCGTCCTCACCGCCGCTCAAACAAAAACCCTTCCTCAGTAAAAGTCTGGATGGCTCGAAAAACGCACAAGGcgtaaagaaattcgtacacaaTGTTGACGAACAACTGAGGCGTAAAAATGAAGAAGATATATATGCACCAACGCGGCAAAGTAGTGCAGAAAAAACTGCGGGCGTAGCGGTTGTAAAAGTCTTGCAAAGGCAAGAAGAAATCGATGGGGAGCAACGTAACGAAATAACCGATGCGTTTACGCCAAATCAGAAGACAGGTGTTGAATCTCAATATGAGTCGCATTCCACTTCCACTGAGCAGCCTCAACAGTTTCGTAACAAATTCATTGTTAATTGTGAGAGCACAGTTTTCGAACATACAGGCGTTTCATATTGTTATGAAACAAATGAATTGCTTGATCTCGATCTACAGACAGCAAGTAATACACCTGGTAGTATTGCTTCTGGTTTGCTGTTTGATAATGAAACACCCATTGCACAACCCGAACCGGATCAGTTGCGTAGCGCTTTTAGCGCTGCGCCAATTGCAAAAACATTTTCCAACTTCTTTCGCAATTTCAATAAGGATTCAACTTCCACACCCAATGCTAAAGAAAAATCAGAGGCTAATAAAACTACTAACATAGGACAAAATCAACAAAATATAAGCGCAGATATTAATTTTT CACCTTACGTCAACAAAAATTCTTTTACGGATGGTAATGACCTCAAGCTGCACTCTAAGCATCCTTTTCCAAAAACTATATCATCATCCACCATATCTGACTTAACTAATTCAAGTGCATGTTCATTGCCACCAACAAATTCCAAAACAACTAGTACTTCTATTACTGTTGGCAGTGCGGGAAATAGCAGCAACAATAGCTTAGCTATAGGTCAGGAGTTGCGTGGTAATATGGAAAAACAACATCGACATTTACCTTCACCACTTAGAAAGCGTGCCAGTGGCAATAACTTGGCTGCACAGCCGCTACGTTACGGCACAAGTTTAGTTAATACAAGTGCTAACACCACCGCCTGTCCTCCTATTGACCCGTCTTTACTTAGTCCTGATCTTTTAAATATCAGCGCTACTTCCGGTTTAACTAGCAGCTTGATTGGTGGTAGCAGCAACGGCACGGCTAGTGGTTATGTTGGTGTACGTGGAGGAAGCGGGCGTGATTCGAAGAGTACAATCCTTAGTGAAGATTTTGACGATATCTTAACGATTACAACAGATACAGATAAAAATGAAAGCGATATTGTTATTGTGGACTATTCGAGTGAGATAACTGAAAGGCAGGCAATGAATGACTATGCAAATCTCTTGAAGCCACCGCAACCAAGTAATGCAAAAACATCATTAATTAATCGGTTCTTGCGCAATGTAACACAGAAAAAGAAACTCGAAACTTCGATAcgtaaaaataatttctttgcaGACAAACTGCGTAATGAGCAGAGGTTACTCTCTGGAAACTTGTATGTGCCAGGAGTTAGGCCAAAAAATTACGAACTCATCGATGATTTAAATGCTGAAATAGCAATGGAAATAGAAACGTCCAATGCTAAATCGCCACGACGCGAATTATTGCAAATTGAAGACTCGCAACGTGATGTGGTATCACGTTTCGAGCTTGGCATTGGTGAAATATCAATTGATGTGTTTAATGGAAACTATTTACAAATATTGCGTGATAAGGCAGAACAACTGATGAAG gtctttaaactgTACACCGGATACAGTCGCGAAGGTTTTATGACACCCGTACTAGTGTTTCTTACCGATCGTACTTTGTACGTTACTGACTTGGTACGCAGTCGCTTATGCTCAAAATTTGTGCTGTCTTACGCCGAGTTAGATGTGATATTG ATGGGTCCTTTCGGCAATACGGTGCTGCTCAGCAATAGTGCACGTGATATGCAACAAGTACTTCTTGCAGGAGGCCCTTATCCTGCTGATGGTTTAATTGCCAATTTAGAAATGTGTGCGCGTCGTAGTGGCGCATCTCTACCAGCCGTAGGTCAGTTATCTTTCGCACACCTCGCACCATTACAAACTTTCGTGCGTGAAAATTCATCAGTTGGTGCTACAGATACTTGGCTGTATTATGCGGTAGTAAATGTACCGGCTAGCGTTTTGGGAATCGTACAAGAACCGCTGGGCCCGCATGTTAAAGGTTTTCTTATGCATCGACGTATAAAAGTGCATCAATCGGCGCATAGTGTTAGCAAGCACATGTGGAATCCTGGTTATTTTCTATTAAA AGCTGGTGTTTTGTATATGTTTAATGATTCAACACAAAAAATACCAAGTTGGGCTATGGCGCTTGCTGAATGTCAGGGCGCACGTCGCGCCGCTAAAGCTGGACGTCCACATTGCTTCGAAGTTATATTAAAAGGTCAACTATTGCAATTAGCAGCACCGGATGAGTATGTAGCTTCGGAATGGCTACAAGCACTTTTACAGGCTGCGAGTGGG ttATTTGAAATGCAGGAAAAacataaaacacttggatgtacGCTTATAATAACACAAAACCATTTGATAACTTTACGCGAAGATTTTTCAGCACCACTTAAGCGAATCAAAGATGAGGATAAGATATCAGATCCAGCAGGAGCTGGTAAAGATATAAATTATAGTATGAACGAGGACGGCAATCTGACGCCAGCCGGAGATACAGGAAGTTTG TTAAGTTCCGCAATGAGTACACCGACGCGTCTGCCCCAACACTCTTGTTCTTCGATAAATTCTACACCAACTAAGCTATCACAGCTTTCACAAGCAACTGCAACAGGTGGTTGTAATACAACACATTCATCTTCCATTAATGCAACCACCACTAACGCAACTTCATTGGCAACAACAACTAATATGACAAATTATTCACGACAAATACAAATGGAACGGAAAAGAAGCAGCGTTTCTGATGTCCGTTATTCTAGCATGTATAGCGTTTATGGAAAAAATTCTGGTATCGAAATACTAACATGTGCGGATATAAAAGAAATGACTGGCATTAAAATACCATCACACAACGATACATGGTGGTGTGTGTTGGAGTTTTCTTGTCAGGAAGTGCGTGAAAGCACCGATGATTTGGTTATATTTTTTGCTAGTAGCTCGGAAATGCAACGTTTTCTGCGGCTACTCGAACAATTGTGGCGCACGAAGAAT AATGACTTATTCCCAATAACGGTGCTGGATGAAGATGATTTAATAGCTGAGGAATGTACTTTGCTATACATGGATATAAATAGAGCATGGGAGCCATTGTTAACGGCCGCTTTGGGCTATCCCTCGTAA
- the prd1 gene encoding uncharacterized protein prd1 isoform X2 — MESPLCATNGIERKGQSNKAVNKHELNSAIDKMNSSMNSTLEDTTPSDSGVQTLDSESSEFMIESITSQTGFELDEIKSNNAQERVASNDEVSVVAAPPPAVERHFVSAVFEEIVAGIDNNSNVTTNNATNDNFTNNLPINEAMNTSTYSTFDTAENIVYRRKVRKQPIAPKAPKKRVSFHEDILKNTRTDNIHIEHGFITYKSGRKALQHIGVAGRYSWCSEGDGGAAGGTTTQTELCSHTHEDEAAHNGCAQRRRCIVYRNACSDVLDYGNSDVYDMEEQKALQYDNSGVFEYVPNNERGDCSDAAAVGGNGTDGQVLYRCSCSSSNSSLDSDENDKNSNRKQYGQAKSSSCDCIGMSNANNNIIGDNCYFSEPNIDNLKENNQIKSVWNKEKMPKSSCLKKPKRNTNIIYEQDLSTRVKKFNVHDMNQLIDNSSKIIIGSLKSIFTMPLPERGVPEGSEDLQSVVECLPELEQQTPEHKSKIKDGGQQLAAPSSPPLKQKPFLSKSLDGSKNAQGVKKFVHNVDEQLRRKNEEDIYAPTRQSSAEKTAGVAVVKVLQRQEEIDGEQRNEITDAFTPNQKTGVESQYESHSTSTEQPQQFRNKFIVNCESTVFEHTGVSYCYETNELLDLDLQTASNTPGSIASGLLFDNETPIAQPEPDQLRSAFSAAPIAKTFSNFFRNFNKDSTSTPNAKEKSEANKTTNIGQNQQNISADINFSPYVNKNSFTDGNDLKLHSKHPFPKTISSSTISDLTNSSACSLPPTNSKTTSTSITVGSAGNSSNNSLAIGQELRGNMEKQHRHLPSPLRKRASGNNLAAQPLRYGTSLVNTSANTTACPPIDPSLLSPDLLNISATSGLTSSLIGGSSNGTASGYVGVRGGSGRDSKSTILSEDFDDILTITTDTDKNESDIVIVDYSSEITERQAMNDYANLLKPPQPSNAKTSLINRFLRNVTQKKKLETSIRKNNFFADKLRNEQRLLSGNLYVPGVRPKNYELIDDLNAEIAMEIETSNAKSPRRELLQIEDSQRDVVSRFELGIGEISIDVFNGNYLQILRDKAEQLMKVFKLYTGYSREGFMTPVLVFLTDRTLYVTDLVRSRLCSKFVLSYAELDVILMGPFGNTVLLSNSARDMQQVLLAGGPYPADGLIANLEMCARRSGASLPAVGQLSFAHLAPLQTFVRENSSVGATDTWLYYAVVNVPASVLGIVQEPLGPHVKGFLMHRRIKVHQSAHSVSKHMWNPGYFLLKAGVLYMFNDSTQKIPSWAMALAECQGARRAAKAGRPHCFEVILKGQLLQLAAPDEYVASEWLQALLQAASGLFEMQEKHKTLGCTLIITQNHLITLREDFSAPLKRIKDEDKISDPAGAGKDINYSMNEDGNLTPAGDTGSLLSSAMSTPTRLPQHSCSSINSTPTKLSQLSQATATGGCNTTHSSSINATTTNATSLATTTNMTNYSRQIQMERKRSSVSDVRYSSMYSVYGKNSGIEILTCADIKEMTGIKIPSHNDTWWCVLEFSCQEVRESTDDLVIFFASSSEMQRFLRLLEQLWRTKNNDLFPITVLDEDDLIAEECTLLYMDINRAWEPLLTAALGYPS; from the exons ATGGAATCGCCATTGTGTGCTACAAATGGTATTGAGCGAAAAGGGCAATCAAATAAGGCAGTCAACAAGCATGAGCTCAATTCAGCAATAGATAAAATGAATTCAAGCATGAATAGCACATTGGAGGATACAACACCAAGTGATTCGGGCGTACAGACTTTGGATTCGGAGTCTAGTGAATTTATGATTGAATCAATAACTTCACAGACAGGTTTTGAATTAGATGAAATCAAATCGAATAATGCACAAGAACGGGTTGCCAGTAATGATGAAGTATCTGTGGTAGCAGCGCCACCGCCTGCCGTTGAACGGCATTTCGTCAGCGCTGTATTCGAGGAGATTGTTGCTGGCATCGATAATAATTCCAACGTTACTACAAACAATGCAACAAAtgacaattttacaaataatttacccaTCAATGAAGCGATGAATACAAGTACATACTCTACCTTTGATACCGCAGAAAATATTGTATATCGACGTAAAGTACGTAAACAACCTATTGCACCAAAAGCACCGAAGAAACGCGTATCCTTCCACGAGGACATACTCAAAAATACACGCACCGATAACATACATATTGAGCATGGTTTTATTACATATAAATCGGGACGAAAGGCTCTGCAACATATTGGTGTTGCTGGAAGATATTCGTGGTGTTCAGAAGGAGATGGCGGTGCTGCCGGCGGCACAACTACCCAAACAGAATTATGTTCACATACGCACGAAGACGAAGCCGCTCATAATGGTTGCGCACAAAGGCGCCGTTGTATTGTTTATCGTAATGCTTGCTCTGATGTCCTAGACTACGGCAACTCCGATGTATATGATATGGAAGAACAAAAGGCTTTGCAGTATGATAATTCGGGTGTTTTTGAATATGTACCAAATAATGAGCGTGGTGACTGTTCTGATGCGGCTGCTGTTGGTGGTAATGGAACTGATGGACAAGTTTTGTATAGGTGCTCATGTTCCAGTTCGAATTCGAGTTTGGACTCGGATGAAAACGATAAAAATTCAAATAGAAAACAATATGGACAAGCGAAGAGTAGTTCATGCGATTGCATTGGAATGAGTAATGCTAATAACAACATAAtcg GTGATAACTGCTACTTCTCCGAACCCAACATTGACAATTTGAAggagaataatcaaataaaatccGTATGGAACAAGGAGAAGATGCCAAAGTCTAGTTGCTTAAAGAAACCCAAACGAAACACGAATATCATCTACGAGCAAGATCTGAGTACACGGGTTAAAAAATTCAATGTACATGATATGAACCAACTAATTGACAATAGCAGCAAAATTATTATTGGatcattaaaaagtattttcactATGCCCCTCCCAGAACGTGGTGTACCTGAAGGTTCCGAAGATCTACAATCTGTTGTAGAGTGTCTACCAGAGTTGGAACAACAAACGCCTGaacacaaatcaaaaataaaagacGGTGGTCAGCAGTTGGCTGCTCCGTCCTCACCGCCGCTCAAACAAAAACCCTTCCTCAGTAAAAGTCTGGATGGCTCGAAAAACGCACAAGGcgtaaagaaattcgtacacaaTGTTGACGAACAACTGAGGCGTAAAAATGAAGAAGATATATATGCACCAACGCGGCAAAGTAGTGCAGAAAAAACTGCGGGCGTAGCGGTTGTAAAAGTCTTGCAAAGGCAAGAAGAAATCGATGGGGAGCAACGTAACGAAATAACCGATGCGTTTACGCCAAATCAGAAGACAGGTGTTGAATCTCAATATGAGTCGCATTCCACTTCCACTGAGCAGCCTCAACAGTTTCGTAACAAATTCATTGTTAATTGTGAGAGCACAGTTTTCGAACATACAGGCGTTTCATATTGTTATGAAACAAATGAATTGCTTGATCTCGATCTACAGACAGCAAGTAATACACCTGGTAGTATTGCTTCTGGTTTGCTGTTTGATAATGAAACACCCATTGCACAACCCGAACCGGATCAGTTGCGTAGCGCTTTTAGCGCTGCGCCAATTGCAAAAACATTTTCCAACTTCTTTCGCAATTTCAATAAGGATTCAACTTCCACACCCAATGCTAAAGAAAAATCAGAGGCTAATAAAACTACTAACATAGGACAAAATCAACAAAATATAAGCGCAGATATTAATTTTT CACCTTACGTCAACAAAAATTCTTTTACGGATGGTAATGACCTCAAGCTGCACTCTAAGCATCCTTTTCCAAAAACTATATCATCATCCACCATATCTGACTTAACTAATTCAAGTGCATGTTCATTGCCACCAACAAATTCCAAAACAACTAGTACTTCTATTACTGTTGGCAGTGCGGGAAATAGCAGCAACAATAGCTTAGCTATAGGTCAGGAGTTGCGTGGTAATATGGAAAAACAACATCGACATTTACCTTCACCACTTAGAAAGCGTGCCAGTGGCAATAACTTGGCTGCACAGCCGCTACGTTACGGCACAAGTTTAGTTAATACAAGTGCTAACACCACCGCCTGTCCTCCTATTGACCCGTCTTTACTTAGTCCTGATCTTTTAAATATCAGCGCTACTTCCGGTTTAACTAGCAGCTTGATTGGTGGTAGCAGCAACGGCACGGCTAGTGGTTATGTTGGTGTACGTGGAGGAAGCGGGCGTGATTCGAAGAGTACAATCCTTAGTGAAGATTTTGACGATATCTTAACGATTACAACAGATACAGATAAAAATGAAAGCGATATTGTTATTGTGGACTATTCGAGTGAGATAACTGAAAGGCAGGCAATGAATGACTATGCAAATCTCTTGAAGCCACCGCAACCAAGTAATGCAAAAACATCATTAATTAATCGGTTCTTGCGCAATGTAACACAGAAAAAGAAACTCGAAACTTCGATAcgtaaaaataatttctttgcaGACAAACTGCGTAATGAGCAGAGGTTACTCTCTGGAAACTTGTATGTGCCAGGAGTTAGGCCAAAAAATTACGAACTCATCGATGATTTAAATGCTGAAATAGCAATGGAAATAGAAACGTCCAATGCTAAATCGCCACGACGCGAATTATTGCAAATTGAAGACTCGCAACGTGATGTGGTATCACGTTTCGAGCTTGGCATTGGTGAAATATCAATTGATGTGTTTAATGGAAACTATTTACAAATATTGCGTGATAAGGCAGAACAACTGATGAAG gtctttaaactgTACACCGGATACAGTCGCGAAGGTTTTATGACACCCGTACTAGTGTTTCTTACCGATCGTACTTTGTACGTTACTGACTTGGTACGCAGTCGCTTATGCTCAAAATTTGTGCTGTCTTACGCCGAGTTAGATGTGATATTG ATGGGTCCTTTCGGCAATACGGTGCTGCTCAGCAATAGTGCACGTGATATGCAACAAGTACTTCTTGCAGGAGGCCCTTATCCTGCTGATGGTTTAATTGCCAATTTAGAAATGTGTGCGCGTCGTAGTGGCGCATCTCTACCAGCCGTAGGTCAGTTATCTTTCGCACACCTCGCACCATTACAAACTTTCGTGCGTGAAAATTCATCAGTTGGTGCTACAGATACTTGGCTGTATTATGCGGTAGTAAATGTACCGGCTAGCGTTTTGGGAATCGTACAAGAACCGCTGGGCCCGCATGTTAAAGGTTTTCTTATGCATCGACGTATAAAAGTGCATCAATCGGCGCATAGTGTTAGCAAGCACATGTGGAATCCTGGTTATTTTCTATTAAA AGCTGGTGTTTTGTATATGTTTAATGATTCAACACAAAAAATACCAAGTTGGGCTATGGCGCTTGCTGAATGTCAGGGCGCACGTCGCGCCGCTAAAGCTGGACGTCCACATTGCTTCGAAGTTATATTAAAAGGTCAACTATTGCAATTAGCAGCACCGGATGAGTATGTAGCTTCGGAATGGCTACAAGCACTTTTACAGGCTGCGAGTGGG ttATTTGAAATGCAGGAAAAacataaaacacttggatgtacGCTTATAATAACACAAAACCATTTGATAACTTTACGCGAAGATTTTTCAGCACCACTTAAGCGAATCAAAGATGAGGATAAGATATCAGATCCAGCAGGAGCTGGTAAAGATATAAATTATAGTATGAACGAGGACGGCAATCTGACGCCAGCCGGAGATACAGGAAGTTTG TTAAGTTCCGCAATGAGTACACCGACGCGTCTGCCCCAACACTCTTGTTCTTCGATAAATTCTACACCAACTAAGCTATCACAGCTTTCACAAGCAACTGCAACAGGTGGTTGTAATACAACACATTCATCTTCCATTAATGCAACCACCACTAACGCAACTTCATTGGCAACAACAACTAATATGACAAATTATTCACGACAAATACAAATGGAACGGAAAAGAAGCAGCGTTTCTGATGTCCGTTATTCTAGCATGTATAGCGTTTATGGAAAAAATTCTGGTATCGAAATACTAACATGTGCGGATATAAAAGAAATGACTGGCATTAAAATACCATCACACAACGATACATGGTGGTGTGTGTTGGAGTTTTCTTGTCAGGAAGTGCGTGAAAGCACCGATGATTTGGTTATATTTTTTGCTAGTAGCTCGGAAATGCAACGTTTTCTGCGGCTACTCGAACAATTGTGGCGCACGAAGAAT AATGACTTATTCCCAATAACGGTGCTGGATGAAGATGATTTAATAGCTGAGGAATGTACTTTGCTATACATGGATATAAATAGAGCATGGGAGCCATTGTTAACGGCCGCTTTGGGCTATCCCTCGTAA